A genome region from bacterium includes the following:
- a CDS encoding polyprenol monophosphomannose synthase, producing the protein MRLVVVLPTYNEAAGLADIARALLGLAIPGVDVRLLIVDDDSPDGTGGLADALAARSAGRVAVLHRRGRRGLGSAYIEGFARAIEDGAELIAQMDADLSHDPAVLAAMVSAIADRDVVIGSRYMPGGAVDTSWNRVRKLISRIANRVVVPVLLSLPLTDATSGYRLWRRDALVRIAPATSVRSSGYGFQVEMGFLAHHLGCRIAEVPILFRERGSGRSKMDLWVALAAVRDIVVIRFRQRPALPARGGDARPV; encoded by the coding sequence ATGCGCCTGGTCGTCGTCCTGCCCACCTACAACGAGGCGGCGGGGCTGGCTGACATCGCGCGCGCGCTGCTCGGGTTGGCGATCCCCGGCGTCGACGTCCGGCTGCTGATCGTCGACGACGACTCGCCGGACGGCACCGGGGGCCTGGCGGATGCGCTCGCCGCCCGGTCGGCCGGCCGCGTCGCGGTCCTGCACCGCCGCGGCCGGCGCGGATTGGGCAGCGCCTACATCGAGGGCTTCGCGCGCGCCATCGAGGACGGCGCCGAGCTGATCGCCCAGATGGACGCCGATCTCTCGCACGACCCGGCGGTCCTGGCGGCGATGGTGAGCGCGATCGCCGACCGCGACGTGGTCATCGGGTCGCGCTACATGCCCGGCGGCGCCGTCGACACCAGTTGGAACCGGGTGCGCAAGCTGATCAGCCGCATCGCCAACCGCGTCGTCGTCCCCGTCCTGCTCAGCCTGCCGCTGACCGATGCCACCAGCGGCTACCGCCTGTGGCGACGCGATGCCCTGGTGCGCATCGCGCCGGCGACCAGCGTCCGCTCCAGCGGCTACGGGTTCCAGGTGGAAATGGGCTTCCTGGCGCACCACCTGGGCTGCCGCATCGCCGAGGTGCCGATCCTGTTCCGCGAGCGCGGCTCGGGGCGGTCGAAGATGGACCTCTGGGTGGCCCTGGCCGCCGTGCGCGACATCGTCGTCATCCGCTTCCGCCAGCGGCCGGCGCTGCCGGCCCGCGGGGGCGACGCCCGGCCCGTCTAG
- a CDS encoding YebC/PmpR family DNA-binding transcriptional regulator, with the protein MGRIFETRKHTMFARWDRMAKAFTRIGKEIAIAVKAAGPEPANNPQLRRVIQNARAANMPKDKVEAAIKRAAGREAASYEEILYEGYAPHGVPVIVEAATDNPTRTVANLRSRFSRWGGTLGTTGSVAFQFKRMGVFRLDPTGIDAEELELDLIDHGLEEMGDSSGEKGEPQLLVRCAFADFGRLQKALEDRGIKPISAESEYLPLNPTNLDDEQAKEVLELVDALEQDDDVQKVFSSLA; encoded by the coding sequence ATGGGACGCATTTTCGAAACCCGCAAGCACACGATGTTCGCCCGCTGGGACCGCATGGCGAAGGCGTTCACCCGCATCGGCAAGGAGATCGCCATCGCGGTGAAGGCGGCCGGCCCGGAACCGGCCAACAACCCCCAGTTGCGGCGCGTCATCCAGAACGCGCGCGCCGCCAACATGCCGAAGGACAAGGTCGAGGCGGCGATCAAGCGCGCCGCCGGCCGCGAGGCGGCAAGCTACGAGGAGATCCTCTACGAGGGCTACGCGCCGCACGGCGTCCCGGTCATCGTCGAGGCCGCCACCGACAACCCGACCCGCACGGTCGCCAACCTGCGCAGCCGCTTCAGCCGCTGGGGCGGCACCCTCGGCACCACTGGCAGCGTCGCCTTCCAGTTCAAGCGCATGGGCGTCTTCCGGCTCGACCCGACCGGCATCGACGCCGAGGAGCTGGAGCTCGACCTGATCGACCACGGCCTCGAGGAGATGGGCGACAGCAGCGGCGAGAAGGGCGAGCCGCAGCTCCTCGTCCGCTGCGCCTTCGCCGACTTCGGCCGCCTGCAGAAGGCGCTGGAGGACCGCGGCATCAAGCCGATCTCCGCCGAGTCGGAATACCTGCCGCTCAACCCGACCAACCTGGACGACGAGCAGGCGAAAGAGGTCCTGGAGCTCGTCGACGCCCTCGAGCAGGACGACGACGTGCAGAAGGTGTTCTCGTCGCTGGCCTGA
- a CDS encoding radical SAM protein produces MTWRVSTRMAGRSARLALAMARGRQQPYSMVFVLTNRCNFRCDYCDVPANAGAEMTSDEFRAAISELAEAGMGRAAFGGGEALLRPDAVDLIEHAKAQGCFTSLNSNGWKTERFLDRLAGCLDMLVVSLDGPDDVHDVVRRRPGSYERVIRVIQEARRRGIAVATISVIGPWNEHRVAEILALAKTHGFWSYFQPAYLDCFAHDSGLHPGIDPKMLARLADQLTDAIPNAPVGSSPGFFERLRSAPRFGDCARCAAGRYFATVMPDGLVVPCHLTMGQGGFLNGREVGFVRAFLDMPRPVGPGCAISPYNESDLIFSLDPRAVIAAVRRAMASLTPLPQA; encoded by the coding sequence ATGACCTGGCGGGTGTCGACGCGCATGGCCGGGCGTTCGGCCCGCCTGGCGCTGGCGATGGCGCGCGGTCGGCAGCAGCCGTACTCGATGGTGTTCGTGCTCACCAACCGCTGCAACTTCCGCTGCGACTATTGCGACGTGCCGGCGAATGCCGGCGCCGAGATGACCAGCGACGAGTTCCGCGCCGCGATCAGCGAGCTGGCCGAGGCCGGCATGGGGCGGGCCGCCTTCGGCGGCGGCGAGGCGCTGCTGCGGCCGGACGCGGTGGACCTGATCGAGCACGCGAAAGCCCAGGGCTGCTTCACCTCGCTCAACAGCAACGGCTGGAAGACCGAGCGCTTCCTCGATCGGCTGGCCGGCTGCCTCGACATGCTGGTGGTCTCGCTCGACGGGCCCGACGACGTGCACGACGTCGTCCGCCGCCGGCCCGGATCCTACGAGCGGGTGATCCGCGTCATCCAGGAGGCGCGGCGGCGCGGCATCGCGGTGGCGACCATCTCGGTGATCGGCCCGTGGAACGAGCACCGCGTCGCCGAGATCCTCGCGCTCGCCAAGACGCACGGCTTCTGGTCGTACTTCCAGCCCGCCTATCTCGACTGCTTCGCGCACGATTCGGGTCTCCACCCGGGCATCGATCCGAAGATGCTGGCGCGCCTCGCCGACCAGCTCACCGATGCCATTCCGAACGCCCCGGTCGGCTCGTCGCCGGGGTTCTTCGAGCGCCTGCGCTCGGCGCCGCGCTTCGGCGACTGCGCGCGCTGCGCCGCCGGCCGCTACTTCGCGACCGTGATGCCCGACGGCCTGGTCGTGCCCTGCCACCTGACGATGGGACAGGGCGGCTTCCTCAACGGCCGCGAGGTCGGCTTCGTGCGCGCCTTCCTCGACATGCCGCGGCCCGTCGGCCCGGGGTGCGCGATCAGCCCGTACAACGAATCCGATCTCATCTTCAGCCTCGATCCGCGCGCCGTGATCGCGGCGGTGCGCCGGGCGATGGCGTCGCTGACGCCGCTGCCGCAGGCGTGA
- a CDS encoding UbiA family prenyltransferase has translation MESQSALRWTTWGRAGRALRASGWWYFSLLPLTSLVGEADGVDIGRLLAGVAVAALCLAYAYGFNGIADRGMDRDAGKNALAGLVELPREAAVLVGACAAGALLIAAALSPVALVATGVSLVAATLYSARLRLKRLPIVGTLVNMLIFAPLPFVGARHLPSPEMLVLAYCFCVLVTQNQLLHEIADRHEDASGGVRTTAVVVGAAGLRAIAVLLGPVAALLLWRMPAAPLTALAATLGLSAGAAMIALGDMERAAQWRVAHRWYSLGIGALLFALVARGAA, from the coding sequence GTGGAATCCCAGTCTGCGCTTCGCTGGACCACCTGGGGCCGGGCCGGGCGCGCCCTTCGCGCGTCCGGCTGGTGGTACTTCTCCCTGCTGCCGCTGACCAGCCTGGTCGGCGAGGCGGACGGCGTGGACATCGGGCGCCTGCTGGCGGGGGTGGCGGTCGCGGCCCTCTGCCTGGCGTACGCCTATGGCTTCAACGGCATCGCCGACCGCGGCATGGATCGCGACGCGGGCAAGAACGCGCTCGCCGGCCTGGTCGAGCTGCCGCGCGAGGCGGCGGTGCTGGTCGGCGCCTGCGCCGCCGGCGCCCTGCTGATCGCCGCGGCGCTGTCGCCGGTGGCGCTGGTCGCGACCGGCGTGTCGCTGGTGGCGGCGACGCTCTACAGCGCCCGCCTGCGCCTCAAGCGCCTGCCGATCGTCGGCACGCTGGTCAACATGCTGATCTTCGCGCCGCTGCCCTTCGTCGGGGCGCGCCATCTGCCGTCGCCGGAGATGCTGGTGCTCGCCTACTGCTTCTGCGTCCTCGTCACCCAGAACCAACTGCTGCACGAGATCGCCGACCGGCACGAGGACGCGAGCGGCGGCGTGCGCACCACCGCGGTGGTGGTCGGCGCGGCGGGGCTGCGGGCGATCGCCGTCCTGCTCGGGCCGGTGGCGGCGTTGCTGCTCTGGCGCATGCCGGCGGCGCCGCTGACGGCGCTCGCCGCGACCCTCGGGCTGAGCGCCGGCGCCGCCATGATCGCCCTCGGCGACATGGAGCGCGCCGCGCAGTGGCGGGTGGCGCACCGCTGGTATTCGTTGGGCATCGGCGCGCTGCTGTTCGCGCTCGTCGCCCGGGGGGCCGCATGA
- a CDS encoding 1-acyl-sn-glycerol-3-phosphate acyltransferase — protein sequence MHRVLDWLLTIPFLLVFGLLLAVFDPAQRIARLFGQRPQEIVVGALQRCLLWSFRICGTRIEVERSPAIRPWTPYLIVANHQSMFDVPIFGGLLFSNFPKYISKRSLARWIPSISYNLRRGGNALIDRGDRSQALSAIRALGEQVRTRGVSAVIYPEGTRARHGTLGEFKPKGFLELLDAAPGVAVMPVAIDESWRLLRHNLLPVPFGTRVRVHFGRPIARRAGEDGAALLARVKAEIEDVLRRWRGGAEPSAA from the coding sequence ATGCATCGCGTGCTCGACTGGCTGCTCACGATCCCGTTCCTGCTCGTCTTCGGCCTCCTCCTCGCCGTCTTCGATCCGGCGCAGCGCATCGCCCGGCTGTTCGGACAGCGCCCGCAGGAGATCGTCGTCGGCGCGCTGCAGCGCTGCCTGCTGTGGTCGTTCCGCATCTGCGGCACGCGCATCGAGGTCGAGCGCTCGCCGGCGATCCGTCCCTGGACCCCCTACCTGATCGTCGCCAACCACCAGAGCATGTTCGACGTGCCGATCTTCGGCGGCCTGCTGTTCAGCAACTTCCCCAAGTACATCTCGAAGCGCTCGCTGGCGCGCTGGATCCCGAGCATCTCGTACAACCTGCGCCGCGGCGGCAACGCCCTCATCGACCGCGGCGACCGCAGCCAGGCGCTGAGCGCGATCCGGGCGCTCGGCGAGCAGGTGCGGACGCGCGGCGTCTCGGCGGTCATCTACCCGGAGGGGACGCGGGCCCGCCACGGCACGCTCGGCGAGTTCAAGCCCAAGGGCTTTCTCGAGCTGCTCGACGCCGCGCCAGGCGTCGCGGTGATGCCGGTGGCCATCGACGAGTCGTGGCGCCTGCTGCGCCACAACCTGCTGCCGGTGCCGTTCGGGACCCGCGTCCGCGTCCACTTCGGCCGCCCGATCGCCCGACGCGCCGGCGAGGACGGCGCCGCGCTGCTGGCGCGGGTGAAGGCGGAGATCGAGGACGTGCTGCGGCGCTGGCGCGGCGGCGCCGAGCCCTCGGCCGCCTGA
- the ilvC gene encoding ketol-acid reductoisomerase, with product MTTIYHDEDADLAAVRALPVAILGYGNQGSAQARNLRDSGLEVIVGNIDDDYAAAARRDGFAVLPIADAVARADALFLLTPDEVMPEVYARDVAPGLRPGMLLDFAHGYNVGFGLIAPPPTIDVVMIAPRMIGAGVRDGYVSGEGFPSFIGVHQDATGQARARLLGLARAVGSTRAGCLEMSFVDEATLDLFSEQAFGPAFGRVMLCAIDTLVEAGYPPEAVLMELYLSGELAYSFLKMREMGALRQHELHSHTSQYGTISRSIRYFDLDPLLKEKMRATVEEIRSGAFAREWSSDREGKLEIIRMAREMQKALPMSEWEDRTRRLFRIGDAAGRD from the coding sequence ATGACGACCATCTACCACGACGAGGACGCCGACCTGGCCGCGGTGCGCGCCCTGCCCGTCGCCATCCTCGGCTACGGCAACCAGGGCAGCGCCCAGGCGCGCAACCTGCGCGACTCCGGGCTGGAGGTGATCGTCGGCAACATCGACGACGACTACGCCGCGGCGGCGCGCCGCGACGGCTTCGCGGTGCTGCCGATCGCCGACGCGGTGGCGCGCGCCGACGCGCTCTTCCTGCTCACCCCCGACGAGGTCATGCCGGAGGTCTACGCGCGCGACGTCGCCCCCGGCCTGCGGCCGGGCATGCTGCTCGACTTCGCCCACGGCTACAACGTCGGCTTCGGCCTCATCGCCCCGCCGCCGACGATCGACGTGGTGATGATCGCGCCGCGCATGATCGGCGCCGGCGTGCGCGACGGCTACGTGTCGGGCGAGGGCTTCCCGAGCTTCATCGGCGTGCACCAGGACGCCACCGGTCAGGCCCGCGCCCGCCTCCTCGGCCTGGCGCGCGCCGTCGGCTCGACGCGCGCCGGCTGCCTGGAGATGAGCTTCGTCGACGAAGCGACGCTCGACCTGTTCAGCGAGCAGGCCTTCGGCCCCGCCTTCGGCCGGGTGATGCTGTGCGCCATCGACACCCTGGTCGAGGCCGGGTACCCGCCCGAGGCGGTGCTGATGGAGCTCTACCTCTCCGGCGAGCTCGCCTACAGCTTCCTCAAGATGCGCGAGATGGGCGCCCTGCGGCAGCACGAGCTGCACTCGCACACCAGCCAGTACGGCACCATCAGCCGCAGCATCCGCTACTTCGATCTCGACCCGCTGCTGAAGGAGAAGATGCGGGCGACGGTCGAGGAGATCCGCTCCGGCGCCTTCGCCCGCGAGTGGTCCAGCGACCGCGAGGGCAAGCTCGAGATCATCCGCATGGCGCGCGAGATGCAGAAGGCGCTGCCGATGAGCGAGTGGGAGGACCGGACGCGCCGCCTCTTCCGCATCGGCGACGCGGCGGGCCGGGACTGA
- a CDS encoding SgcJ/EcaC family oxidoreductase encodes MTKTKVLIAALAACSALVAVESSAASKADEGVKQTFAQLDKCVANNDAKCVGELMAEDATLLPAAGGGIVKGRAAIVASVQKAMGGPAPNMTGAKLTHVVENVRPIGDDRALVDCAVSVSGEERGGAYHAVALMVLKGDKWYFEDLRTYVVDTRPAAEKNPTPGPQAPANPPTPPADAPTPAEKS; translated from the coding sequence ATGACGAAGACGAAGGTCCTGATCGCCGCGCTGGCGGCATGCAGCGCGCTGGTGGCCGTCGAGAGCTCGGCGGCGTCGAAGGCGGACGAGGGCGTCAAGCAGACGTTCGCCCAGCTCGACAAGTGCGTCGCCAACAACGACGCCAAGTGCGTCGGCGAGCTGATGGCCGAGGACGCCACCCTGCTGCCGGCCGCGGGCGGCGGCATCGTCAAGGGCAGGGCGGCAATCGTCGCCAGCGTGCAGAAGGCGATGGGCGGCCCGGCCCCCAACATGACGGGCGCCAAGCTGACGCACGTGGTCGAGAACGTCCGCCCGATCGGCGACGACCGCGCGCTCGTCGACTGCGCCGTCTCGGTGTCGGGCGAGGAGCGGGGCGGCGCCTATCACGCCGTCGCGCTCATGGTCCTGAAGGGCGACAAGTGGTACTTCGAGGACCTGCGCACCTACGTCGTCGACACCAGGCCGGCGGCCGAGAAGAATCCGACGCCGGGTCCGCAGGCGCCGGCCAATCCGCCGACCCCGCCCGCCGACGCGCCGACGCCGGCCGAGAAGAGCTGA
- a CDS encoding phytanoyl-CoA dioxygenase family protein: protein MQVPQFRDSAARETFERTGYVVVPRLLADDIPQLQAVYEEMLSGMPATDPYFQIAMTGTNCVGSPELRRHVCAEVARIVAPRLDAVLDDYRFVGAGFRVKQVGADSRLPQHQDPTMVDEDRFWSINIIAPIIDTTVENGALQVVPGSHRIMPKVRSLDLDDRAETYDLHEVIEPLVRTVPLRAGDAIFYYNALLHGSGPNMSTAPRPLVIGTLMSRESPMTVYFRKPGQPRTVERYEVPDDYFNRMEHFDRDHRLRPQIGRRIDDAEDTYALSRDDMIAAFRALAAELS, encoded by the coding sequence ATGCAGGTTCCGCAGTTCAGAGACTCCGCCGCGCGCGAGACCTTCGAGCGCACCGGGTACGTGGTGGTGCCGCGCCTGCTGGCGGACGACATTCCGCAGTTGCAGGCCGTCTACGAGGAGATGCTGAGCGGCATGCCGGCGACGGATCCGTACTTCCAGATCGCAATGACCGGCACCAACTGCGTCGGCAGCCCCGAGCTGCGCCGGCACGTCTGCGCCGAGGTGGCCCGCATCGTCGCTCCGCGCCTGGATGCCGTGCTGGACGACTACCGCTTCGTCGGCGCGGGGTTTCGCGTCAAACAAGTGGGGGCCGACTCCCGCCTGCCGCAGCACCAGGATCCCACGATGGTCGACGAGGACCGGTTCTGGTCGATCAACATCATCGCGCCGATCATCGACACGACCGTCGAGAACGGGGCCCTGCAGGTCGTTCCCGGCAGCCATCGCATCATGCCCAAGGTGCGGAGTCTCGATCTCGACGACCGTGCCGAGACCTACGATCTGCACGAAGTGATCGAGCCGCTGGTACGCACCGTGCCGCTGCGCGCCGGCGATGCGATCTTCTACTACAACGCGCTGCTGCACGGCTCGGGACCCAACATGAGCACGGCCCCGCGCCCGTTGGTGATCGGCACGCTCATGTCGCGGGAATCGCCGATGACGGTGTACTTCCGCAAGCCGGGACAGCCGCGCACGGTCGAGCGCTACGAGGTGCCCGACGATTACTTCAACCGCATGGAGCATTTCGATCGGGACCACCGCCTGCGCCCGCAGATCGGTCGTCGCATCGACGATGCGGAGGACACCTACGCCCTGTCGCGCGACGACATGATCGCGGCATTCCGCGCCTTGGCGGCGGAGTTGTCCTGA
- a CDS encoding glycosyltransferase family 9 protein gives MTSEAIWRLERYLGRPLCGLLTLHRRLTEGAAARRAAREPPRRILLVKLIEQGATVLAYDAIRRATALVGRENLYFCVLADNRPILDAMDVVPPENVLVIRNEGFLTFVRDAWQAIRRARQAAIDTVVDMEFLSRASAILAYLMGARRRVGLHRFNDEASYRGDLMTHRVVYNPFLHTAQTYSALIAALAADPDDLPLLKLAIAPAADPAPRFVPTPADRARLQALLDAAAGHPVRPPLVLLNPNAGDMIPLRRWPLDRFAELARRIVAEHPTATVVLTGAAVEEAAAAALCRSIDSPRLVNLAGRTTMRDVLTLYALADVLVTNDSGPGHFASMTDIENIVLFGPAAPSQFGPVRGQARVLWAGLACSPCTNPYNHRISPCTNNLCMQAIGVDEVHAAVRAALAAREQRAAARPESLAASRAG, from the coding sequence GTGACCAGCGAAGCCATCTGGCGGCTCGAACGCTACCTGGGCAGGCCGTTGTGCGGCCTGCTGACGCTGCACCGCCGGCTGACCGAGGGCGCGGCGGCGCGGCGCGCCGCCCGCGAGCCGCCGCGCCGCATCCTGCTGGTGAAGCTGATCGAGCAGGGCGCCACGGTGCTGGCCTACGACGCGATCCGCCGGGCGACGGCGCTGGTCGGACGCGAGAACCTCTACTTCTGCGTCCTCGCCGACAACCGCCCGATTCTCGACGCCATGGACGTGGTGCCGCCGGAGAACGTGCTGGTCATCCGCAACGAGGGCTTCCTCACCTTCGTGCGCGACGCCTGGCAGGCCATCCGCCGCGCCCGGCAGGCGGCGATCGACACCGTCGTCGACATGGAGTTCCTGTCGCGCGCCTCGGCCATCCTCGCCTACCTGATGGGCGCCCGCCGCCGCGTCGGCCTGCACCGCTTCAACGACGAAGCGTCCTACCGCGGCGACCTGATGACGCACCGGGTCGTCTACAACCCGTTCCTGCACACGGCGCAGACCTACAGCGCCCTGATCGCCGCGCTCGCCGCCGATCCCGACGATCTGCCGCTGCTCAAGCTCGCGATCGCGCCCGCCGCCGACCCGGCGCCCCGCTTCGTCCCGACGCCGGCCGACCGCGCGCGCCTGCAGGCGCTGCTCGACGCCGCCGCCGGCCATCCCGTGCGCCCGCCGCTCGTCCTGCTCAATCCCAACGCCGGCGACATGATCCCGCTGCGCCGCTGGCCGCTGGACCGTTTCGCCGAGCTGGCGCGCCGCATCGTCGCCGAGCACCCGACGGCGACCGTCGTGCTCACCGGCGCCGCGGTGGAGGAAGCCGCCGCCGCGGCGCTCTGCCGATCGATCGACTCGCCGCGCCTGGTCAACCTCGCCGGCCGCACGACGATGCGCGACGTGCTGACCCTCTACGCGCTCGCCGACGTCCTGGTGACCAACGACAGCGGTCCCGGGCACTTCGCGTCGATGACCGACATCGAGAACATCGTCCTCTTCGGCCCGGCGGCGCCGAGCCAGTTCGGCCCGGTGCGCGGGCAGGCGCGCGTGCTCTGGGCCGGGCTCGCGTGCAGCCCCTGCACCAACCCGTACAACCACCGCATCTCGCCCTGCACCAACAACCTCTGCATGCAGGCCATCGGCGTCGACGAGGTCCACGCCGCCGTCCGCGCCGCCCTGGCGGCGCGGGAGCAGCGCGCCGCCGCGCGGCCGGAATCGCTTGCCGCGTCACGCGCCGGCTGA
- a CDS encoding B12-binding domain-containing radical SAM protein, giving the protein MKCTLIRCPQTFHTFVSAAPAVPPLGLAYVAAALQRAGHAVRIVDPTGEAIDRFTPIEGWARTLRRGLSDDEILERIAGSDVIGFSLMFSQDWLVTRALIAKVRARFPDSVLIAGGEHFTAEPVGALAAAPGLDYVLVGEGDRSACELFEHLEGRRPLESVAGVYYRERGRAGGPIRRSAGMARVRDVDALPWPAWELVPLENYLAGGHGWGVDRGRNVPMNATRGCPYQCTFCSSPTMWTTRWVARDPADVVAEIGHYVATYRATNFDFQDLTAIIRKSWLIEFCQRLLAADLRITWQLPTGTRSEALDADVLPLLVASGCTNITYAPESGNPRTLQRIKKKVRLDRMQRSMRAAVRAGCNVKANFIFGFPGETYGDLLRSFGFLARLAVIGVHDISIAPFRPYPGSELFRELQATGVLPNPLDDDYYRRLASAAENMPGTSAGAESFSVHLSSAGLNRVRAAGFAWFFLLSWLLRPQRVLRLCLAVWTEKQESRLDKSLVEMKRRVQRRLKGEQFPSPTAAHPY; this is encoded by the coding sequence ATGAAGTGCACCCTGATCCGCTGCCCGCAGACCTTCCATACCTTCGTCTCGGCGGCGCCGGCCGTGCCGCCCCTCGGCCTGGCCTACGTGGCCGCGGCCCTGCAGCGCGCCGGGCACGCGGTGCGGATCGTCGATCCGACCGGCGAGGCGATCGACCGCTTCACCCCCATCGAGGGCTGGGCGCGCACCCTGCGCCGCGGCCTCTCTGACGACGAGATCCTCGAGCGCATCGCCGGCAGCGACGTCATCGGCTTCAGCCTGATGTTCTCGCAGGACTGGCTGGTCACGCGGGCGCTCATCGCCAAGGTGCGCGCCCGCTTCCCGGACAGCGTGCTGATCGCCGGCGGCGAGCACTTCACCGCCGAGCCGGTGGGCGCGCTCGCGGCGGCGCCGGGGCTCGACTACGTGCTGGTCGGCGAGGGCGACCGCTCCGCCTGCGAGCTGTTCGAACACCTCGAGGGCCGGCGGCCGCTGGAATCGGTCGCCGGGGTCTACTACCGCGAGCGCGGGCGCGCCGGCGGTCCGATCCGGCGCAGCGCCGGCATGGCCCGGGTGCGCGACGTCGACGCCCTGCCCTGGCCGGCCTGGGAGCTGGTGCCGCTGGAGAACTATCTCGCCGGCGGCCACGGCTGGGGCGTCGACCGCGGCCGCAACGTGCCGATGAACGCCACCCGCGGCTGTCCCTACCAGTGCACCTTCTGCTCCAGCCCGACCATGTGGACGACGCGCTGGGTGGCGCGCGATCCCGCCGACGTGGTGGCGGAGATCGGCCACTACGTCGCCACCTACCGGGCCACCAACTTCGACTTCCAGGACCTGACCGCGATCATCAGGAAGAGCTGGCTGATCGAGTTCTGCCAGCGCCTCCTGGCGGCCGACCTGCGGATCACCTGGCAGTTGCCGACCGGCACCCGCTCGGAGGCGCTCGACGCCGACGTGCTGCCGCTGCTGGTCGCCTCGGGATGCACCAACATCACCTACGCGCCGGAGAGCGGCAACCCGCGGACGCTGCAGCGGATCAAGAAGAAGGTGCGCCTCGACCGCATGCAGCGCTCGATGCGCGCCGCGGTGCGCGCCGGCTGCAACGTCAAAGCGAACTTCATCTTCGGCTTCCCCGGCGAGACCTACGGCGACCTGCTGCGCAGCTTCGGCTTTCTCGCCCGGCTCGCCGTGATCGGCGTGCACGACATCTCGATCGCGCCCTTCCGGCCCTACCCGGGCTCGGAGCTGTTCCGCGAGCTGCAGGCGACCGGCGTGCTGCCGAATCCGCTCGACGACGACTACTACCGCCGCCTGGCGAGCGCGGCGGAGAACATGCCCGGCACCTCGGCGGGAGCGGAGAGCTTCTCCGTCCACCTCTCCAGCGCCGGCCTGAACCGCGTCCGCGCCGCCGGGTTCGCCTGGTTCTTCCTGCTCTCCTGGCTGCTGCGCCCACAGCGCGTCCTGCGCCTGTGCCTCGCGGTGTGGACCGAGAAGCAGGAGTCGCGGCTCGACAAATCGCTGGTCGAGATGAAGCGCCGCGTCCAACGGCGCCTGAAGGGCGAGCAGTTCCCATCGCCGACCGCCGCGCACCCGTACTGA
- the idi gene encoding isopentenyl-diphosphate Delta-isomerase yields MSDATRWRRRRVVLCDDAGTPVGSGDLLAAHQGGGLLHKAFSIVVFRNGGREVLLQQRSRLKPLFALRWANTCCSHPRPGGAGLERAAGARLQEELGFTVALREAGSFVYRATDPDTGFSEYEHDTVLVGSAAGDVLLRPDPAEIADWRWQPVAALQRDLRERPDAYAPWLPEVLRLAVASAPAR; encoded by the coding sequence GTGAGCGACGCAACGCGCTGGCGCCGCCGCCGCGTCGTCCTGTGCGACGACGCCGGCACCCCGGTCGGCAGCGGCGACCTGCTGGCCGCGCACCAGGGCGGCGGCCTGCTCCACAAGGCGTTCTCGATCGTCGTCTTCCGCAACGGTGGCCGCGAGGTGCTGTTGCAGCAGCGCAGCCGGCTCAAGCCGCTGTTCGCGCTGCGCTGGGCCAATACCTGCTGCAGTCACCCGCGCCCCGGCGGCGCCGGTCTGGAGCGCGCGGCGGGCGCGCGCCTCCAGGAGGAGCTCGGGTTCACCGTCGCGCTGCGCGAGGCCGGGTCCTTCGTCTATCGCGCCACCGACCCGGACACCGGCTTCAGCGAGTACGAGCACGACACCGTGCTGGTCGGCTCGGCCGCCGGCGACGTCTTGCTGCGCCCCGACCCGGCGGAGATCGCCGACTGGCGCTGGCAACCGGTCGCGGCGCTGCAGCGCGACCTGCGCGAGCGCCCCGACGCCTACGCCCCGTGGCTGCCCGAGGTGCTGCGCCTGGCCGTCGCGTCCGCGCCGGCGCGCTGA